Genomic window (Cardiocondyla obscurior isolate alpha-2009 linkage group LG06, Cobs3.1, whole genome shotgun sequence):
ATTCGCATATGGTACACGTATCAATTATTGCAGATCACGCACGTTTGTGGAAGCTGAAAATTTAACGAACAAGCTCTTTACTACGCTCGCTGCAATCTACGTTATCGAATCGCAAGATTCGAATGAGAAGGGCAGTAATCGGACCCAAAAAGTCGAAAATTCGAGGCGCCCTTTGGACTTTATTATCGTTTTCCTTATGTACGTAGCCGCAACTATGACGATCATGCACCCCAACGTACGATTTTATTCATACAACTTCCGCTTCTTATTACATATACACATGtggatttatataaattagcCCTTGAACTTAGatctttttttaactcttttttttttttttaattgcctcGAAGTGTGGCACGGTCGTCGCACTCCTCGGACTCTTCTttagtaatatataaaactagCCTACCTATGTACAAGACGCTATGTATTACATACAAGACGCGCGCGAAGCGAGCAAGGCAGATGGCATTTCGGCCGTGATTTTAATCGACTTCGGCttcggaaataaaatataaaaacttattaacATTTACCAGTAATGGTTAATAAATGGacaactaaaataaattaattaagaaagaaatattagcgtatttacttattttgctgaattaaaatttttttcaaaagttCGACATTTATTCCCTTTCGACCGAAAAAGCTGGCGAATGCCAAATCCTTGCgcgcttcgcgcgcgcgttcacaCGCGTTAAATAATACAACCGAAGCTGCGAGTTGCGACGAACATCAGCACATCCGCAGAATAGAAGGCGTTGCGAAGCCGGAACCGAACGTCGGCGCGGCCGCGCTAAACGCGCGAAGGGATAAAAGACGTCGGGAAGTCCCTCTCGCGAGTCGACGTGCACACGATCACAGTGGTCGGTTACTGGCATTTCGAACCGATGCTTTTGAGCTTTAAGTATTGAGCAAAAGATACGCCTGTCTTGCCAAGACACGCCGGCACGATCGTATTCTTTCTGCTCCCGCGCGAATGTGACGCTCGAGACTGTTAATTCGAAGATACTTTCACAAATCAATCAAATGGACCTGGACCTACTCACCGAATTGTTCGACAAAccgtttcaattaaaaaaaaaaaaaatttcttaactCTTTCTGTAAACTGCATAAAGCATAAATGTAACTATAATGTTGAGACTATTGATATACttttaagagagaaagatgaaTATTGGCAGCGACACGCGGCTTTGCAAGACCGATCGTTCGGCCGAAGATCGTCATTTCCATCGAACTTTCCTTCGATCCCAGGCGTTCTCTCGCGCTTTTATGTAATCGagaaatttcgcgaaatttcaAAGTCCGCGTCTCGGCCACCTAAGGCCACCGGATCCATGCATGTTTCTACACGTGGCAGTCGTTGAAATGCAAACGAAAAGATTTCTCGACTAATTACATAACGGCACCGTGCCAAATTGCTATTGTAATTTACCGTTATCTACGTAATTCTTCCCTTATGTAATAGGGAGGGGACCACGCCGCCACCTAGCCCGTGATTTTCGAGACCGGGCGCGATCTTCGCGAAGCCTTGACgaagtttatttttaccaaAGCGGAGAAAACATCGTCCGCAACGCGCCCCGTCGCATACGTGGAGAACGGAATTGAAAACGATTATCCAAGTATTTCCGATTGCGAAAGCGGCCAATAAGTTATTTCATCACTCTGTGATTTCCTCGCCGCAGAATCTTTGGATACCCGGAagcattcttttatttcaaactgATTCTTTCCTGATTTTTGTCTTCGAAACTTGCCGTCGACTTCAGGtcggcaatttaattttaatttaatacgctAAAATGTCGCTTGCCGAAATGAgaactaattaattaagctGACGAGAAAACTAATAACAGTTAATGacggaaaaaataatatgtgtCGCAAATGTCATGGACCATTTTAAAGATTCGCATAGTTTTAATTACGCAAAATTAACGTAGTTGCCGGAACAACTTTTTCCCTCCTACACGATCGTTGCCTCATCGCCGCGCAGGTCGACATAAATCGGTCATCAGCCAAGAATAATCATTTGCTTCGCAAGTGTCGCGAATGATCGCGAAGGTCGTTACAAAAACTACACAATTATTTATGCGCAAGTGTTGCTCGTAACCGATTTAAACTGCTCATCTTTTTTGTCTACAAGCGCGAGAGCACAAGACACGATCCAGCCGGAATATCCTTCTGCTTCAGTCGCTGGATTACGATCGCGCGCTACTGCTCGGATCCAGCTGGTGAACAATCGCGCTCGCCGCTACATTGTCATCAGCGAAATGCAACGATGCACGTCGTTATGCCGCGAACCGAATAGGTGCGACGTAATTTTGTACTCTTCTTCTTTAACGATAGAAAAGATGCATCGATTTCGGCAGGGGCCTTCGACCCTTTGTGCTTAAACAATACGGCAAtttgaagaaagagagacagagggaAGAAGGCCCGCTAGTCCTTCGGCGAGTCcgcggaagaaaaagtaaaacacgACGTCGTAGCGAGAGAAGATCGACTAGGCTATGCGCTCACTCGTGGGTCACTCGACTTTCGTTGTAAACGGTTTTCGGAGGTTGAGCTCCGTTGCCAGGCTTTCGCCTTTCACGTAATAATCAGCTGCGTCTCTCCTCCTAGGCGAAGAGCCGTTGGCGACGCCGTTCGCAACGCCGTTCGCGGCTCCGTTGGCGATTCCATTCGCGGTTCCATTCGCGGTTCTGCTCGAAACGCCGTTCGCCACGCCGTTGACGTGCTTGCCTTTGGACTGATGATCGCCCTTAGTTACGCCGTTCGTCATCGCCAGCTTTTTCGGCCTTTTTTGCTGGTAACTCTGCTGGTAAAACTCTTTGAACAGAAAGAGGAACATGACGGCGTGCAAGCCGATCCACCAAACGAACGCTTTCGGGTAATTGCACTCGATGAAAAGCAGCTGGAAAGCGTGGACCATGATGGCGATAAACTGCAGCATTTGGAAGGCAGTCAAGTACTTCTTCCACCAGAGGTACGGCTGCATCTTTGGACCCATTGCCGCAAGAAGGTAATACGTATACATCACGATGTGAACGAAAGTGTTCAGCAAGCCGAAAAAGGTCGAGTGGCCACCTACAAAATTCGATCCTTAATAAGATTCTTCATATTTCATTCATTTCTAAGTATCAGAATCTTAATTAGACTTGTTCATCAATTACTAATTTTGCTAAATattacgcattttttttaaattaattacaaaaaaaaaattaattacaactcgTCGCCGTTAATTAACTACATAATTTCTAACGATccatagaaataaaataaataaaaacacgtttgacgattcaCATTTATAAAcactgagagaaaaatatggTCGTCACTTTTCGATCCAGTTATAtattcataataattttaacccAAAATATGAtcgaattacaaaaatattcgcgtcatatttattgttaaaatgttaaaattgtaaaaatatcataagataattttttgaaatcaAAAATAACTATGTTTCTCTCCCAGTGAGACATTGAACCGAGAATACTGCGAGTGATCGCTCCCCTGACATTGACACGAATCGGTTTTGCGAAATCAGCTGGGTTTCTGCAATGCAGGAATCATACGCGTCAATATGTGAGAAATTGCGTAAACAATTTTCTCCCTACCTGGCGTGAACTTGACACCGAACCAGACCGACATGGGCATACAGCCGTGATGGATCACATGCAGCGTGGATACGtgattgtttttctttctcagcACAAAAAAGATCTGAAAGTACACGCAATTAAAACCGTGAAAATGCAACTGTAAGCATCCTAGTTagataaaagaatataattaccTCTGAACCGAgccataattttatatctaacgATAACTATGATagacttaattatatttttaattaactcgatCATATTTAGCGTTAACCATATTACAGAGTTGTGGCTGGGTACAAAAGTAACTATGTTCTTCTTTCGGTGAAACGTTTAAACTGTACATACCGTGTCCATGAATTCGGTAAATTTCGAGAAGTAATACCACCAGCTTGCGTGGACCATCTGCGATTTTAAAATGTCGATTAACAGAAGCTTTTTAATTACCTTCAAGTGAGAGTGATTTTATGCGTGAAGTTCTGTTTGAATTTTAACTCTACTCGAAACACTACGTCTTTAAGCATGAGACACTCTTACATTCCTGTCGAAGATCTTGCCTTCGATCTCTATTACGCACTTGAACAGTTTTAAGCACACTTTTTTATACGATGCAATTACAAATGACAAAATTAGTCTTACTCAAACGGAAATAGAGAAAAGTacggaaaggaaggaaagaagaatGCACATGTTGCAGTACTACGTTTGTAAAAGCAATTCAACTCAACGTGGATAATTGTCTCGTGAACGGTAAAAAactagagataaaaaaaaaatgtaaaaacaaacGCGATTATCAGGAATGTTGCTGCTAAAAGCACTTCGTGGCATTGTACATCGATACACGTGTCATGATGTTATACTCTAAGAAGAGTCCATGAAAATTACTATCGGTACCGTCACAGTGTGTACGAACTACAATAACAGAAGATAATGTGACGAATAAATGTCCACGTAAATTCACGTATCATCTCTGAGACGTAATGATACACAGCGTTGTGTTAAACAGTGTTAATTACACAAGCCTCTAACTACGAGGTCGTTCTCGCGAAGTCTACTCAGCTCGCTACTCTACATGCTGCACTATTTTGGATCTTCCTTCTAGCGTATATATACTTTGTTGCAAGAGCGTAGCCAAAGTTTCATTTTAAACTCAGCCGTTTTGgagaaaaaaatcgataaacaaataaaaacaattcaCACGTAACTTACTATTAAAtggtatattatattacgtaataaaataaaataaaataaaataaaataaaataaaataaaataacataaaaaaacatttttttagagcattcataattttaatctcttcCCTCCCTGTggtcttttattttcagccTTGATTTGAAAATTTCAGAGGAACATTAGTTTTCTTAATCTTTTGCTACGCTCTTGGATATGTGGATTATTTACAGAACCGGTTATCATCGAGTTACGAAGGATTGTAAATTctcagaataattttttcaactgataatagttattaatttataaatacttcACAAATCATATGAAGTATGCAAAGTTAACCCTTCAAGACTATCATATGTAAAATAGTATTCCATACAAATTTCATttcaattaaatgttatttaaaaacacaataagtagtaatttattttttttttagtatgcGTGgtatactaataaaaaatgagcATATGGCACTTCGCTCAAAATATCACAATTTCGAATTACTAACCAGTTTTATGAAGCGTTTCACAAAGTTAGATACAAAcgcaaacagaaaaaaaatcaaatggCGAGGGAGAATTCTGTTAATCACGAAT
Coding sequences:
- the LOC139103298 gene encoding very long chain fatty acid elongase AAEL008004 isoform X1; this encodes MSIIMHYIDRFHDILDKNADTRTTNWLLMRSPFPTLFICLSYVYVVKVLGPKLMENRKPFQFKNTLVVYNLFQVIFSAWLFYEIGISGWLTGDYSLRCQPVDYSDKPEVLRMVHASWWYYFSKFTEFMDTIFFVLRKKNNHVSTLHVIHHGCMPMSVWFGVKFTPGGHSTFFGLLNTFVHIVMYTYYLLAAMGPKMQPYLWWKKYLTAFQMLQFIAIMVHAFQLLFIECNYPKAFVWWIGLHAVMFLFLFKEFYQQSYQQKRPKKLAMTNGVTKGDHQSKGKHVNGVANGVSSRTANGTANGIANGAANGVANGVANGSSPRRRDAADYYVKGESLATELNLRKPFTTKVE
- the LOC139103298 gene encoding very long chain fatty acid elongase AAEL008004 isoform X2, translating into MSIIMHYIDRFHDILDKNADTRTTNWLLMRSPFPTLFICLSYVYVVKVLGPKLMENRKPFQFKNTLVVYNLFQVIFSAWLFYECLMGGWWDQYSFRCQPVDYSNSPTAIRMVHASWWYYFSKFTEFMDTIFFVLRKKNNHVSTLHVIHHGCMPMSVWFGVKFTPGGHSTFFGLLNTFVHIVMYTYYLLAAMGPKMQPYLWWKKYLTAFQMLQFIAIMVHAFQLLFIECNYPKAFVWWIGLHAVMFLFLFKEFYQQSYQQKRPKKLAMTNGVTKGDHQSKGKHVNGVANGVSSRTANGTANGIANGAANGVANGVANGSSPRRRDAADYYVKGESLATELNLRKPFTTKVE
- the LOC139103298 gene encoding very long chain fatty acid elongase AAEL008004 isoform X3 → MSIIMHYIDRFHDILDKNADTRTTNWLLMRSPFPTLFICLSYVYVVKVLGPKLMENRKPFQFKNTLVVYNLFQVIFSAWLFYECLMGGWWDQYSFRCQPVDYSNSPTAIRIGISGWLTGDYSLRCQPVDYSDKPEVLRMVHASWWYYFSKFTEFMDTIFFVLRKKNNHVSTLHVIHHGCMPMSVWFGVKFTPGGHSTFFGLLNTFVHIVMYTYYLLAAMGPKMQPYLWWKKYLTAFQMLQFIAIMVHAFQLLFIECNYPKAFVWWIGLHAVMFLFLFKEFYQQSYQQKRPKKLAMTNGVTKGDHQSKGKHVNGVANGVSSRTANGTANGIANGAANGVANGVANGSSPRRRDAADYYVKGESLATELNLRKPFTTKVE